A genomic stretch from Bos javanicus breed banteng chromosome 3, ARS-OSU_banteng_1.0, whole genome shotgun sequence includes:
- the B4GALT3 gene encoding beta-1,4-galactosyltransferase 3, with product MLRRLLERPCTLALLVGSQLAVMMYLSLGGFRSLSALFGREQEPAFDYSHPHDVYSNLSHMPGAPVAPGGLPAPQGLPYCPERSPLLVGPISVSFSPVPSLAEIVERNPRVEPGGRYRPARCEPRSRTAIIVPHRAREHHLRLLLYHLHPFLQRQQLAYGIYVIHQAGNGTFNRAKLLNVGVREALRDEEWDCLFLHDVDLLPENDHNLYVCDPRGPRHVAVAMNKFGYSLPYPQYFGGVSALTPDQYLKMNGFPNEYWGWGGEDDDIATRVRLAGMKISRPPTSVGHYKMVKHRGDKGNEENPHRFDLLVRTQNSWTQDGMNSLTYQLLSRELGPLYTNITADIGTDPRGPRTSSGPHYPPGSSQAFRQEMLQRRPPARPGPLPTANHTAPHGSH from the exons ATGTTGCGGAGGTTGCTGGAGCGGCCCTGCACCCTGGCCCTACTTGTGGGCTCCCAGCTGGCAGTCATGATGTACCTGTCATTGGGGGGCTTTCGAAGCCTCAGTGCCCTCTTTGGCCGAGAGCAGGAGCCGGCATTTGACTATTCTCATCCCCATGATGTCTACAGTAACCTCAGTCACATGCCTGGGGCCCCTGTTGCCCCAGGGGGCCTCCCAGCTCCTCAAGGCCTGCCATACTGTCCCGAACGATCTCCTCTCTTAG TGGGTCCCATATCCGTGTCCTTTAGCCCAGTGCCATCGCTGGCAGAGATTGTGGAGAGGAATCCCCGGGTAGAACCGGGGGGCCGATACCGCCCTGCAAGGTGTGAGCCCCGGTCCCGGACAGCCATCATTGTGCCCCACCGTGCCCGGGAGCACCACCTGCGCCTGCTGCTCTACCACCTGCACCCGTTCCTGCAGCGCCAGCAGCTTGCTTACGGCATTTATGTCATCCACCAG GCTGGAAATGGAACATTTAACAGGGCAAAGCTGCTGAATGTCGGGGTGCGGGAGGCCCTGCGAGATGAAGAATGGGACTGCTTGTTTCTGCACGATGTGGATCTCCTGCCAGAGAACGACCACAACCTGTATGTGTGCGATCCCCGAGGACCTCGGCACGTTGCTGTTGCCATGAACAAATTTGGATACAG CCTCCCATATCCCCAGTACTTTGGCGGGGTCTCAGCGCTCACTCCTGACCAGTACCTGAAGATGAATGGCTTCCCCAATGAATACTGGGGCTGGGGTGGTGAGGATGACGACATTGCTACCAG GGTTCGCTTGGCTGGGATGAAGATATCTCGTCCCCCCACATCCGTGGGACACTATAAGATGGTGAAGCACCGAGGAGATAAGGGCAACGAGGAAAATCCCCACAG GTTTGACCTCCTGGTCCGTACCCAGAATTCCTGGACTCAAGATGGAATGAACTCACTGACATACCAGTTGCTGTCTCGAGAGCTGGGCCCTCTCTATACGAACATCACAGCAGACATTGGAACTGACCCTCGGGGTCCCCGGACTTCCTCTGGTCCCCATTACCCGCCTGGTTCCTCCCAAGCCTTCCGTCAGGAGATGCTGCAGCGCCGGCCcccagccaggcctggccctcTGCCTACTGCCAACCACACAGCTCCTCATGGTTCACACTGA
- the PPOX gene encoding protoporphyrinogen oxidase isoform X3, whose protein sequence is MPRRTCGEQVSELGLDSEVLPVRGDHPAAQNRFLYVGGALHALPSGIRGLLRPSPPFSKPLFWAGLRDLTTPRGKDPDETVHSFAQRRLGPEVASLAMDSLCRGVFAGNSRELSIRSCFPSLFQAEQTHRSILLGLLLGAGRGPQLDSALIRQARAERWSQWSLRGGLETLPQALHAHLTSRGVSVLQGQPVCGLSLQAEGRWKVSLEDSSLEADHIISAIPASVLSKLLPAEATPLARALSTITAVSVAVVNLQYRGARLPVQGFGHLVPSSEDPVILGIVYDSVAFPEQDGSLPGLRLTVMLGGSWLQTLEARGCVLSQELLQQEAEKAAATQLGLNEPPSHCLVHLHKNSIPQYTLGHWQKLESAAQFLAAQKLPLTLAGASYEGVAVNDCIESGRQAAARVLGTEPNS, encoded by the exons ATGCCTAGGAG GACGTGTGGAGAGCAGGTTTCTGAGCTTGGCTTGGACTCAGAAGTGTTGCCGGTCCGGGGAGACCATCCAGCTGCCCAGAACAGGTTCCTGTATGTAGGTGGTGCTCTGCATGCCTTGCCCTCTGGCATCAG GGGGCTCCTCCGCCCTTCACCTCCCTTCTCCAAACCTCTGTTCTGGGCTGGGCTGAGGGATTTGACCACCCCTcgtggcaaagaccctgatgagaCTGTGCACAGTTTTGCCCAGCGCCGCCTTGGTCCCGAG GTGGCGTCTCTAGCCATGGACAGTCTCTGCCGTGGAGTGTTTGCAGGCAACAGCCGTGAGCTCAGCATCAGGTCCTGCTTTCCCAGTCTCTTCCAAGCTGAGCAAACCCATCGTTCCATATTactggggctgctgctgggggCAG GCCGGGGCCCACAGCTGGACTCAGCACTTATTCGCCAAGCTCGGGCTGAGCGCTGGAGCCAGTGGTCACTCCGTGGAGGGCTGGAGACATTGCCCCAGGCCCTCCACGCCCACCTGACTAGTAGGGGTGTCAGTGTTCTCCAAGGCCAGCCAGTCTGTGGGCTCAGTCTCCAGGCAGAAGGGCGCTGGAAG GTGTCTCTAGAGGACAGCAGCCTGGAGGCTGACCACATTATTAGTGCCATTCCAGCTTCAG TGCTCAGCAAGCTGCTCCCTGCTGAGGCCACACCTCTGGCCCGTGCCCTGAGCACCATCACTGCTGTGTCTGTGGCTGTGGTGAATCTGCAGTACCGAGGAGCTCGTCTGCCTGTCCAG ggATTTGGACATTTGGTGCCATCCTCAGAAGATCCAGTTATCCTGGGAATTGTGTATGACTCCGTTGCTTTCCCTGAGCAGGATGGGAGCCTGCCTGGCCTCAGACTGACT GTGATGCTGGGAGGTTCCTGGTTACAGACACTAGAAGCCAGGGGCTGTGTCTTATCTCAGGAGCTGCTCCAACAGGAGGCAGAGAAAGCTGCTGCCACTCAATTAGGACTGAATGAGCCACCAAGTCACTGCTTGGTCCATCTACACAAG AACTCTATCCCCCAGTATACATTAGGCCACTGGCAAAAACTGG aGTCAGCTGCCCAATTCCTGGCTGCTCAGAAGCTGCCTTTGACTCTGGCTGGGGCCTCCTATGAGGGGGTTGCTGTCAATGACTGTATAGAGAGCGGGCGTCAGGCAGCAGCCCGTGTCTTGGGCACAGAACCCAACAGTTGA
- the ADAMTS4 gene encoding A disintegrin and metalloproteinase with thrombospondin motifs 4 has protein sequence MSLSPQAAERSFSKPGQGGLGAQMASVPPSYSISAMSHMDSHPGRGLADGWLWGIQPRLLLPTVPVSGSRLVWLLLLASLLPSAWPASPLPREEEIVFPEKLNGSVLPGLGTPARLLYRLPAFGEMLLLELEKDPGVQVEGLTVQYLGRAPELLGGAEPGTYLTGTINGDPESVASLHWDGGALLGVLQYRGTELHIQPLEGGAPNSAGGPGAHILRRKSPVSGQGPMCNVKAPPGKPSPSPRRAKRFASLSRFVETLVVADDKMAAFHGAGLKRYLLTVMAAAAKAFKHPSIRNPVSLVVTRLVVLGPGEEGPQVGPSAAQTLRSFCAWQRGLNTPDDADPGHFDTAILFTRQDLCGVSTCDTLGMADVGTVCDPARSCAIVEDDGLQSAFTAAHELGHVFSMLHDNSKQCTGLNGPESTSRHVMAPVMAHVDPEEPWSPCSARFITDFLDNGFGHCLLDKPEAPLHLPVTFPGKDYDADRQCQLTFGPDSRHCPQLPPPCAALWCSGHLNGHAMCQTKHSPWADGTPCGPAQACMGGRCLHVDQLQAFNVPQAGGWGPWGSWGDCSRSCGGGVQFSSRDCTRPVPRNGGKYCEGRRTRFRSCNTQDCPTGSALTFREEQCAAYNHRTDLFKNFPGPMDWVPRYTGVAPRDQCKLTCQTRALGYYYVLDPRVADGTPCSPDSSSVCVQGRCIHAGCDRVIGSKKKFDKCMVCGGDGSSCSKQSGSFKKFRYGYNNVVTIPAGATHILVRQQGSPSVRSLYLALKLPDGSYALNGEYTLIPSPTDVVLPGAVSLRYSGATAASETLSGHGPLAEPLTLQVLVAGNPQNARLRYSFFVPRPRPVPSTPRPTPQDWLRRKSQILEILRRRSWAGRK, from the exons ATGAGTCTGAGCCCCCAGGCTGCAGAGAGGAGCTTTTCGAAGCCGGGACAGGGAGGACTTGGTGCCCAGATggcctcagtccctcccagctaCAGCATCAGTGCCATGTCCCACATGGACTCGCATCCCGGGAGGGGCTTGGCGGACGGCTGGCTGTGGGGAATCCAACCCCGCCTGCTGCTCCCCACTGTGCCCGTCTCCGGCTCCAGGCtagtgtggctgctgctgctagcctccctcctgccctcagcctggcCGGCCAGCCCCCTCCCCCGGGAGGAGGAGATCGTGTTTCCAGAGAAGCTCAACGGCAGCGTCCTGCCTGGTTTGGGCACCCCTGCCAGGCTGTTGTACCGCTTGCCAGCCTTTGGGGAGATGCTGCTGCTAGAGCTGGAGAAGGACCCCGGCGTGCAGGTTGAGGGGCTGACGGTGCAATACTTGGGCCGAGCGCCTGAGCTGCTAGGTGGGGCGGAGCCAGGCACCTACCTCACCGGCACCATCAACGGAGATCCGGAGTCGGTGGCATCTCTGCACTGGGACGGGGGAGCACTTTTAGGGGTGCTGCAGTACCGAGGGACTGAACTCCACATCCAGCCCCTGGAGGGAGGCGCGCCTAACTCCGCTGGGGGGCCTGGGGCTCACATCCTACGCCGGAAGAGTCCTGTCAGCGGCCAGGGCCCCATGTGCAACGTCAAGGCTCCTCCTGGGaaacccagccccagcccccgaAGGGCTAAG CGCTTTGCCTCACTGAGCAGATTTGTGGAGACTCTGGTGGTGGCAGATGACAAGATGGCGGCATTCCATGGTGCAGGGCTCAAGCGCTACCTGCTGACAGTTATGGCAGCGGCGGCCAAGGCCTTCAAGCACCCGAGCATCCGCAACCCCGTCAGCTTGGTGGTGACTCGGCTAGTGGTTCTGGGGCCAGGTGAGGAAGGGCCCCAAGTGGGCCCCAGTGCCGCTCAGACCCTGCGCAGCTTCTGTGCCTGGCAACGAGGACTCAACACCCCTGACGACGCGGACCCTGGCCACTTTGACACAGCCATTCTGTTTACCCGGCAG GACCTGTGCGGAGTTTCTACCTGTGACACTCTAGGCATGGCTGACGTGGGCACCGTGTGTGACCCCGCCCGGAGCTGCGCCATTGTGGAGGACGATGGGCTGCAGTCAGCTTTCACCGCTGCTCATGAACTGG GCCATGTCTTCAGCATGCTCCATGACAACTCGAAGCAATGCACTGGTCTGAATGGGCCTGAGAGCACCTCCCGCCACGTCATGGCTCCTGTGATGGCTCACGTGGATCCCGAGGAGCCCTGGTCCCCCTGCAGCGCCCGCTTCATCACTGACTTCCTAGACAATGGCTTCG GGCACTGTCTCCTAGACAAGCCGGAGGCTCCTCTGCATCTGCCCGTGACCTTCCCCGGCAAGGACTACGACGCTGACCGCCAGTGCCAGCTGACCTTTGGGCCTGACTCGCGCCATTGTCCACAGCTGCCGCCGCCCTGTGCTGCCCTCTGGTGCTCTGGCCATCTGAATGGCCATGCCATGTGCCAGACTAAGCACTCACCCTGGGCCGACGGTACCCCTTGCGGGCCTGCACAGGCTTGTATGGGTGGCCGCTGCCTCCATGTGGACCAGCTCCAGGCTTTCAAT GTCCCACAGGCTGGTGGCTGGGGTCCCTGGGGATCGTGGGGTGACTGCTCTCGGAGCTGTGGGGGTGGTGTCCAGTTCTCTTCCCGGGACTGCACACGGCCCGTCCCCCGGAATGGTGGCAAGTACTGTGAGGGCCGCCGTACCCGCTTCCGTTCCTGCAACACCCAGGACTGCCCAACTGGCTCAG CACTGACCTTCCGCGAAGAGCAGTGTGCTGCCTACAACCACCGCACTGACCTCTTCAAGAACTTCCCCGGGCCCATGGACTGGGTTCCTCGCTACACTGGTGTGGCCCCCCGGGACCAGTGCAAACTCACCTGCCAGACCCGGGCACTGGGCTACTATTACGTGCTGGACCCACGG gTGGCAGATGGGACCCCCTGTTCCCCGGACAGCTCCTCAGTCTGTGTCCAGGGCCGCTGCATCCATGCCGGCTGTGACCGCGTCATTGGCTCCAAAAAGAAGTTCGACAAGTGCATGGTGTGTGGTGGGGATGGTTCCAGCTGCAGCAAGCAGTCTGGCTCCTTCAAAAAATTCAG GTACGGATACAACAACGTGGTCACCATCCCCGCTGGGGCCACCCACATCCTGGTGCGACAGCAGGGGAGCCCTAGCGTCCGGAGCCTCTACCTGGCCCTGAAGCTCCCCGATGGCTCCTATGCCCTCAACGGTGAATACACGCTGATCCCGTCCCCCACAGACGTGGTACTGCCCGGGGCCGTCAGCCTGCGCTACAGCGGGGCCACTGCAGCCTCGGAGACACTGTCAGGACACGGGCCCCTGGCTGAGCCCTTAACGCTGCAGGTCCTAGTGGCTGGCAACCCGCAGAACGCCCGCCTCAGATACAGCTTCTTCGTGCCGCGACCGCGACCGGTCCCCTCCACGCCACGCCCCACTCCCCAGGACTGGCTGCGTCGCAAGTCACAGATTCTGGAGATCCTCCGGCGGCGCTCCTGGGCCGGCAGGAAATAA
- the PPOX gene encoding protoporphyrinogen oxidase isoform X1 has translation MGRTVVVLGGGISGLAASYYLSRAPCPPKVVLVEGSERLGGWIRSVRGPDGAIFELGPRGIRPAGALGARTLLLVSELGLDSEVLPVRGDHPAAQNRFLYVGGALHALPSGIRGLLRPSPPFSKPLFWAGLRDLTTPRGKDPDETVHSFAQRRLGPEVASLAMDSLCRGVFAGNSRELSIRSCFPSLFQAEQTHRSILLGLLLGAGRGPQLDSALIRQARAERWSQWSLRGGLETLPQALHAHLTSRGVSVLQGQPVCGLSLQAEGRWKVSLEDSSLEADHIISAIPASVLSKLLPAEATPLARALSTITAVSVAVVNLQYRGARLPVQGFGHLVPSSEDPVILGIVYDSVAFPEQDGSLPGLRLTVMLGGSWLQTLEARGCVLSQELLQQEAEKAAATQLGLNEPPSHCLVHLHKNSIPQYTLGHWQKLESAAQFLAAQKLPLTLAGASYEGVAVNDCIESGRQAAARVLGTEPNS, from the exons ATGGGCCGGACCGTGGTCGTGCTGGGCGGAGGGATCAGCGGCTTGGCCGCCAGTTACTATCTGAGCCGGGCCCCCTGTCCCCCCAAG GTGGTCTTGGTGGAGGGCAGCGAGCGCCTGGGAGGCTGGATCCGCTCAGTACGAGGGCCAGATGGTGCCATTTTTGAACTTGGACCTCGAGGAATTCGGCCGGCAGGAGCCCTGGGAGCCCGGACCCTGCTCCTG GTTTCTGAGCTTGGCTTGGACTCAGAAGTGTTGCCGGTCCGGGGAGACCATCCAGCTGCCCAGAACAGGTTCCTGTATGTAGGTGGTGCTCTGCATGCCTTGCCCTCTGGCATCAG GGGGCTCCTCCGCCCTTCACCTCCCTTCTCCAAACCTCTGTTCTGGGCTGGGCTGAGGGATTTGACCACCCCTcgtggcaaagaccctgatgagaCTGTGCACAGTTTTGCCCAGCGCCGCCTTGGTCCCGAG GTGGCGTCTCTAGCCATGGACAGTCTCTGCCGTGGAGTGTTTGCAGGCAACAGCCGTGAGCTCAGCATCAGGTCCTGCTTTCCCAGTCTCTTCCAAGCTGAGCAAACCCATCGTTCCATATTactggggctgctgctgggggCAG GCCGGGGCCCACAGCTGGACTCAGCACTTATTCGCCAAGCTCGGGCTGAGCGCTGGAGCCAGTGGTCACTCCGTGGAGGGCTGGAGACATTGCCCCAGGCCCTCCACGCCCACCTGACTAGTAGGGGTGTCAGTGTTCTCCAAGGCCAGCCAGTCTGTGGGCTCAGTCTCCAGGCAGAAGGGCGCTGGAAG GTGTCTCTAGAGGACAGCAGCCTGGAGGCTGACCACATTATTAGTGCCATTCCAGCTTCAG TGCTCAGCAAGCTGCTCCCTGCTGAGGCCACACCTCTGGCCCGTGCCCTGAGCACCATCACTGCTGTGTCTGTGGCTGTGGTGAATCTGCAGTACCGAGGAGCTCGTCTGCCTGTCCAG ggATTTGGACATTTGGTGCCATCCTCAGAAGATCCAGTTATCCTGGGAATTGTGTATGACTCCGTTGCTTTCCCTGAGCAGGATGGGAGCCTGCCTGGCCTCAGACTGACT GTGATGCTGGGAGGTTCCTGGTTACAGACACTAGAAGCCAGGGGCTGTGTCTTATCTCAGGAGCTGCTCCAACAGGAGGCAGAGAAAGCTGCTGCCACTCAATTAGGACTGAATGAGCCACCAAGTCACTGCTTGGTCCATCTACACAAG AACTCTATCCCCCAGTATACATTAGGCCACTGGCAAAAACTGG aGTCAGCTGCCCAATTCCTGGCTGCTCAGAAGCTGCCTTTGACTCTGGCTGGGGCCTCCTATGAGGGGGTTGCTGTCAATGACTGTATAGAGAGCGGGCGTCAGGCAGCAGCCCGTGTCTTGGGCACAGAACCCAACAGTTGA
- the PPOX gene encoding protoporphyrinogen oxidase isoform X4, whose product MDSLCRGVFAGNSRELSIRSCFPSLFQAEQTHRSILLGLLLGAGRGPQLDSALIRQARAERWSQWSLRGGLETLPQALHAHLTSRGVSVLQGQPVCGLSLQAEGRWKVSLEDSSLEADHIISAIPASVLSKLLPAEATPLARALSTITAVSVAVVNLQYRGARLPVQGFGHLVPSSEDPVILGIVYDSVAFPEQDGSLPGLRLTVMLGGSWLQTLEARGCVLSQELLQQEAEKAAATQLGLNEPPSHCLVHLHKNSIPQYTLGHWQKLESAAQFLAAQKLPLTLAGASYEGVAVNDCIESGRQAAARVLGTEPNS is encoded by the exons ATGGACAGTCTCTGCCGTGGAGTGTTTGCAGGCAACAGCCGTGAGCTCAGCATCAGGTCCTGCTTTCCCAGTCTCTTCCAAGCTGAGCAAACCCATCGTTCCATATTactggggctgctgctgggggCAG GCCGGGGCCCACAGCTGGACTCAGCACTTATTCGCCAAGCTCGGGCTGAGCGCTGGAGCCAGTGGTCACTCCGTGGAGGGCTGGAGACATTGCCCCAGGCCCTCCACGCCCACCTGACTAGTAGGGGTGTCAGTGTTCTCCAAGGCCAGCCAGTCTGTGGGCTCAGTCTCCAGGCAGAAGGGCGCTGGAAG GTGTCTCTAGAGGACAGCAGCCTGGAGGCTGACCACATTATTAGTGCCATTCCAGCTTCAG TGCTCAGCAAGCTGCTCCCTGCTGAGGCCACACCTCTGGCCCGTGCCCTGAGCACCATCACTGCTGTGTCTGTGGCTGTGGTGAATCTGCAGTACCGAGGAGCTCGTCTGCCTGTCCAG ggATTTGGACATTTGGTGCCATCCTCAGAAGATCCAGTTATCCTGGGAATTGTGTATGACTCCGTTGCTTTCCCTGAGCAGGATGGGAGCCTGCCTGGCCTCAGACTGACT GTGATGCTGGGAGGTTCCTGGTTACAGACACTAGAAGCCAGGGGCTGTGTCTTATCTCAGGAGCTGCTCCAACAGGAGGCAGAGAAAGCTGCTGCCACTCAATTAGGACTGAATGAGCCACCAAGTCACTGCTTGGTCCATCTACACAAG AACTCTATCCCCCAGTATACATTAGGCCACTGGCAAAAACTGG aGTCAGCTGCCCAATTCCTGGCTGCTCAGAAGCTGCCTTTGACTCTGGCTGGGGCCTCCTATGAGGGGGTTGCTGTCAATGACTGTATAGAGAGCGGGCGTCAGGCAGCAGCCCGTGTCTTGGGCACAGAACCCAACAGTTGA
- the PPOX gene encoding protoporphyrinogen oxidase isoform X2, producing the protein MVPFLNLDLEEFGRQEPWEPGPCSWTCGEQVSELGLDSEVLPVRGDHPAAQNRFLYVGGALHALPSGIRGLLRPSPPFSKPLFWAGLRDLTTPRGKDPDETVHSFAQRRLGPEVASLAMDSLCRGVFAGNSRELSIRSCFPSLFQAEQTHRSILLGLLLGAGRGPQLDSALIRQARAERWSQWSLRGGLETLPQALHAHLTSRGVSVLQGQPVCGLSLQAEGRWKVSLEDSSLEADHIISAIPASVLSKLLPAEATPLARALSTITAVSVAVVNLQYRGARLPVQGFGHLVPSSEDPVILGIVYDSVAFPEQDGSLPGLRLTVMLGGSWLQTLEARGCVLSQELLQQEAEKAAATQLGLNEPPSHCLVHLHKNSIPQYTLGHWQKLESAAQFLAAQKLPLTLAGASYEGVAVNDCIESGRQAAARVLGTEPNS; encoded by the exons ATGGTGCCATTTTTGAACTTGGACCTCGAGGAATTCGGCCGGCAGGAGCCCTGGGAGCCCGGACCCTGCTCCTG GACGTGTGGAGAGCAGGTTTCTGAGCTTGGCTTGGACTCAGAAGTGTTGCCGGTCCGGGGAGACCATCCAGCTGCCCAGAACAGGTTCCTGTATGTAGGTGGTGCTCTGCATGCCTTGCCCTCTGGCATCAG GGGGCTCCTCCGCCCTTCACCTCCCTTCTCCAAACCTCTGTTCTGGGCTGGGCTGAGGGATTTGACCACCCCTcgtggcaaagaccctgatgagaCTGTGCACAGTTTTGCCCAGCGCCGCCTTGGTCCCGAG GTGGCGTCTCTAGCCATGGACAGTCTCTGCCGTGGAGTGTTTGCAGGCAACAGCCGTGAGCTCAGCATCAGGTCCTGCTTTCCCAGTCTCTTCCAAGCTGAGCAAACCCATCGTTCCATATTactggggctgctgctgggggCAG GCCGGGGCCCACAGCTGGACTCAGCACTTATTCGCCAAGCTCGGGCTGAGCGCTGGAGCCAGTGGTCACTCCGTGGAGGGCTGGAGACATTGCCCCAGGCCCTCCACGCCCACCTGACTAGTAGGGGTGTCAGTGTTCTCCAAGGCCAGCCAGTCTGTGGGCTCAGTCTCCAGGCAGAAGGGCGCTGGAAG GTGTCTCTAGAGGACAGCAGCCTGGAGGCTGACCACATTATTAGTGCCATTCCAGCTTCAG TGCTCAGCAAGCTGCTCCCTGCTGAGGCCACACCTCTGGCCCGTGCCCTGAGCACCATCACTGCTGTGTCTGTGGCTGTGGTGAATCTGCAGTACCGAGGAGCTCGTCTGCCTGTCCAG ggATTTGGACATTTGGTGCCATCCTCAGAAGATCCAGTTATCCTGGGAATTGTGTATGACTCCGTTGCTTTCCCTGAGCAGGATGGGAGCCTGCCTGGCCTCAGACTGACT GTGATGCTGGGAGGTTCCTGGTTACAGACACTAGAAGCCAGGGGCTGTGTCTTATCTCAGGAGCTGCTCCAACAGGAGGCAGAGAAAGCTGCTGCCACTCAATTAGGACTGAATGAGCCACCAAGTCACTGCTTGGTCCATCTACACAAG AACTCTATCCCCCAGTATACATTAGGCCACTGGCAAAAACTGG aGTCAGCTGCCCAATTCCTGGCTGCTCAGAAGCTGCCTTTGACTCTGGCTGGGGCCTCCTATGAGGGGGTTGCTGTCAATGACTGTATAGAGAGCGGGCGTCAGGCAGCAGCCCGTGTCTTGGGCACAGAACCCAACAGTTGA